The following coding sequences lie in one Alicyclobacillus curvatus genomic window:
- a CDS encoding stage II sporulation protein M → MDFAALPDMRKWLEPIYGRVTIWKREALPTGVFLLAVMVCGVIFGAVVAGQLNPATTNVLSQTMSQFLVAVRDHHLVSPNVTLWQRSVSEVKLFALIWLSGVSLLGLPLVTLVLFFRTFSIGFSVAYSVLEFGWHGLLVASLVIFVHQILALGCLWFAGVTAIRLSSSVVHRAFSFHELPGVLIRYTGVMLLCLSGAFVAALYQAYVAPSILAAVLGA, encoded by the coding sequence CTTTGCTGCGCTGCCTGATATGCGCAAGTGGCTGGAACCCATTTACGGGCGTGTCACGATATGGAAAAGGGAAGCCTTGCCGACGGGTGTATTTCTGCTGGCCGTAATGGTCTGCGGAGTCATCTTCGGTGCCGTCGTGGCAGGTCAACTCAACCCTGCAACAACCAACGTCCTGTCACAAACCATGAGCCAGTTCCTTGTCGCAGTACGGGACCACCACCTCGTTAGTCCGAACGTGACGCTGTGGCAGCGATCTGTTTCCGAAGTCAAATTGTTTGCTTTGATTTGGCTAAGCGGTGTCTCCTTGCTGGGATTGCCACTTGTCACCTTGGTCTTGTTTTTCCGTACCTTCAGTATTGGCTTTAGCGTAGCATATTCTGTGTTGGAGTTTGGCTGGCACGGGCTGTTGGTTGCCAGTCTGGTTATTTTCGTGCACCAAATTTTGGCCCTCGGATGCCTCTGGTTCGCCGGCGTAACCGCTATCCGCCTGTCGTCATCGGTGGTCCATCGGGCGTTCTCGTTTCATGAGCTTCCGGGCGTTCTCATCCGCTATACCGGAGTCATGTTGCTTTGCCTCTCCGGGGCGTTTGTCGCTGCACTCTATCAAGCGTACGTGGCTCCATCTATCCTGGCTGCGGTCCTCGGGGCGTAA
- a CDS encoding RNHCP domain-containing protein, with translation MGRRFTDKNESFHCAHCGAEVFPAAKTCRNHCPTCLHSVHLDVYPGDRAANCGGLMIPIGVLYHPQKGYQIIHHCEQCGHESRNIAALEDPIQADSLDAILELMKRPGKG, from the coding sequence ATGGGACGTCGGTTTACTGACAAAAACGAGTCATTTCACTGCGCACACTGCGGAGCAGAGGTGTTTCCCGCCGCAAAAACTTGCCGAAATCACTGTCCAACCTGTCTTCACTCTGTACATCTTGACGTGTATCCCGGAGACCGTGCAGCCAATTGCGGCGGCCTGATGATCCCGATTGGGGTATTGTACCATCCTCAGAAAGGCTACCAAATTATTCATCACTGTGAGCAGTGTGGACACGAATCGCGCAACATCGCTGCCTTGGAAGATCCAATCCAGGCGGACTCGCTTGACGCCATTTTGGAGCTAATGAAGAGACCCGGAAAGGGGTAG
- the xerD gene encoding site-specific tyrosine recombinase XerD, producing MEQRIEPFVEYLAVERGLSLNTLDSYRRDLESFFRYLGTEIPAVAVRQVQVIGYLAHLRKLGRANTTVSRNLASIRSFYHFLVREEIIEADPTVNVETPKVEKRLPKVLTVGEVERLLEAPDGMTSSGSRDKAMLELLYATGIRVSELISIQLDDLNLAAGFLRCMGKGSKERIIPFGEIAQQALLQYINWGRPQLTRAKPSRAVFLNHLGDQMSRQGFWKILKKYARASGILTDITPHTLRHSFATHLLERGADLRAVQEMLGHADISTTQIYTHVTRTRLKEAYVSSHPRA from the coding sequence ATGGAGCAACGGATTGAACCATTTGTCGAATACCTTGCAGTCGAGCGGGGATTATCGCTCAATACGCTGGACTCTTATCGTCGCGACCTTGAGAGTTTCTTTCGTTATCTTGGCACAGAGATTCCGGCTGTAGCGGTTCGACAAGTCCAGGTCATTGGGTACCTCGCACATCTTCGCAAGTTGGGGCGTGCCAATACGACTGTTTCGAGAAACCTGGCAAGTATTCGTTCCTTTTACCACTTTTTAGTTCGGGAAGAAATCATTGAGGCAGACCCTACGGTCAACGTGGAAACACCCAAAGTGGAGAAGCGACTGCCGAAAGTTCTGACTGTCGGGGAAGTCGAACGCCTGCTGGAAGCGCCAGATGGTATGACCTCATCAGGGTCACGTGACAAGGCAATGCTTGAGTTGCTCTATGCCACGGGCATCCGCGTGAGTGAACTTATTTCCATTCAACTGGACGACTTGAACCTCGCAGCGGGCTTTTTACGATGTATGGGGAAGGGCAGTAAGGAGCGTATTATACCCTTTGGTGAGATAGCACAGCAGGCCCTGTTACAGTACATCAACTGGGGCAGACCTCAGTTGACACGGGCAAAACCCTCGCGTGCGGTCTTCCTGAATCATCTCGGTGACCAGATGTCACGTCAGGGATTTTGGAAAATCTTGAAGAAATATGCGCGGGCTTCAGGCATATTGACGGACATTACACCGCATACACTTCGCCACTCGTTTGCAACGCACTTACTGGAACGCGGTGCTGATTTACGTGCGGTCCAAGAAATGCTAGGACACGCCGACATTTCAACGACACAGATATATACGCACGTGACGAGAACACGGCTGAAAGAAGCGTACGTGTCTTCACATCCACGCGCTTAA
- a CDS encoding phosphopentomutase, producing the protein MTDSPTERRRKVSKRMIWIVLDSVGIGAAPDASRYGQADEISNTLAHIAASVDGLKAPNLASLGLGCIDSIPGVPCTSVRGAYGKMQERSFGKDTTNGHWEFVGVELDKPMPVYPHGFPRHIIEPFEEYVGKQVLGNRPASGTVIIDELGAEHQATGRPIVYTSADSVFQVAAHEDVVPLETLYDWCRYARNILHGPDGVGRVIARPFIGSPGEYKRTGNRKDFSLTFGATVLTRVVEAGYPVCGIGKIHDIYGGEGITEAVHTDGNEDGVDKLLDAMDKNHRGVIYVNLVDFDALYGHRNDAVGFARAVERFDRRLPEVMQRLGPDDLLCITADHGCDPTVPGTDHTREWVPVLLFTTSLTSGVHLGERSTFADVGATVADFFGVEAPPIGTSMLPTLGPLH; encoded by the coding sequence ATGACAGACTCACCGACTGAAAGGCGGAGAAAAGTGAGCAAACGAATGATTTGGATTGTGCTTGACAGCGTCGGCATCGGCGCTGCGCCTGACGCTAGCCGTTACGGACAGGCGGACGAGATAAGCAACACGCTTGCGCACATTGCGGCGTCAGTGGATGGACTGAAGGCGCCGAATCTCGCGTCCCTCGGGCTTGGCTGCATCGATTCAATTCCCGGCGTTCCCTGTACTTCCGTGCGCGGAGCTTACGGGAAGATGCAGGAGCGTTCCTTCGGCAAGGACACCACCAATGGGCACTGGGAGTTCGTGGGTGTGGAACTCGACAAACCGATGCCCGTATACCCACACGGCTTCCCGCGTCACATCATCGAGCCATTTGAGGAGTATGTTGGCAAACAAGTCCTTGGCAATCGTCCGGCATCGGGAACCGTGATTATTGACGAACTAGGAGCGGAGCATCAAGCTACGGGACGCCCCATTGTCTATACTTCTGCTGACAGCGTATTTCAGGTAGCCGCGCACGAAGATGTCGTACCGCTCGAAACGCTCTATGACTGGTGTCGGTATGCAAGGAATATCCTCCACGGACCTGATGGAGTCGGACGCGTCATTGCGCGGCCGTTTATCGGATCGCCAGGGGAGTACAAACGCACCGGCAATCGCAAGGACTTTTCTCTCACCTTTGGTGCCACCGTTCTCACGCGGGTTGTAGAGGCTGGGTATCCTGTGTGTGGTATCGGTAAGATTCACGACATTTACGGTGGAGAAGGAATCACCGAAGCTGTGCATACTGACGGCAACGAAGACGGGGTGGACAAACTTCTTGACGCGATGGACAAGAATCATCGCGGAGTCATTTACGTCAATCTGGTTGATTTCGACGCGCTATATGGGCACCGCAACGATGCAGTCGGATTCGCACGGGCGGTAGAGCGTTTTGACCGTCGGCTGCCAGAAGTCATGCAGCGCCTCGGTCCGGATGACCTGTTGTGTATCACGGCTGACCATGGGTGCGACCCGACAGTGCCAGGCACAGATCACACACGGGAATGGGTTCCCGTGCTGCTGTTCACAACCAGCTTAACGTCCGGCGTCCATCTCGGTGAGCGAAGCACATTTGCGGATGTCGGTGCGACCGTTGCCGATTTCTTCGGTGTCGAAGCGCCGCCTATCGGAACCAGTATGCTACCAACTCTGGGGCCTTTGCACTAG
- a CDS encoding DUF1540 domain-containing protein, protein MPEGIRCMVEECIHHEPGQRCSAPEIEVRTDGNAIVGTSKGTMCHTFRYQNDPQVHTGRYDGESVEHH, encoded by the coding sequence TTGCCGGAAGGGATACGCTGCATGGTTGAGGAATGCATTCACCACGAGCCTGGTCAGAGGTGTTCAGCACCCGAGATTGAAGTTCGAACGGATGGTAATGCGATTGTAGGCACGTCGAAGGGTACAATGTGTCACACGTTCCGCTACCAAAACGACCCCCAGGTGCACACCGGAAGGTACGACGGCGAGAGTGTGGAGCACCACTAA
- a CDS encoding D-alanyl-D-alanine carboxypeptidase, with the protein MNFPTAHASTVSAHPLLSGYALSVTRALPPNVEFHVTSEKDDTGDQSPHLAAEARSAVVMDFSTGKVLFEKDAHEKLPLASVTKVMTLLLIMEALDNGQVHLTDKVKTSEHAAKMGGSQVFLEPGETMTVNDLLKAIAMASANDACASMAEYLAGTESQFVQKMNQRAKQLGMDDTHFVNSNGLPETNHYSSAHDIAIMSRELLKHEEITKYTSKYSDYLRKDTEHPFWLVNTNKLVRFYDGVDGLKTGFTSASKYCLSATAKRDGFRVIAVVMGEPKSTVRNKEVSELLNWAFAEYQSRVLYPAGATVQEIEIPHGTPEEVTVRTADTLGVVMHKGEKADFKTSIKLNKNLHPPLKQGDVVGKITVSRDGEDVASVPLVVAQDVRKAGFFQAFGRTVRKMVTFGQA; encoded by the coding sequence ATGAATTTCCCAACCGCTCATGCGTCAACCGTGTCAGCACACCCACTTCTTAGCGGGTATGCCTTGTCTGTCACACGGGCACTGCCTCCGAATGTGGAGTTCCACGTGACTTCTGAAAAAGACGATACAGGTGATCAGAGCCCGCACCTCGCTGCAGAGGCCCGCTCAGCGGTAGTCATGGATTTTTCGACAGGCAAGGTTCTGTTTGAAAAGGATGCCCACGAGAAATTGCCGCTTGCCAGCGTGACCAAGGTAATGACCCTGCTGCTGATTATGGAAGCTCTCGACAACGGTCAAGTCCACTTGACGGATAAGGTGAAGACCAGCGAGCACGCGGCAAAAATGGGCGGTTCTCAAGTGTTTCTTGAGCCTGGTGAAACGATGACGGTGAATGATTTGTTGAAGGCAATTGCAATGGCATCGGCTAATGATGCCTGCGCCTCAATGGCAGAGTACTTGGCCGGTACAGAATCCCAGTTTGTGCAGAAGATGAATCAGCGGGCGAAACAACTTGGAATGGATGATACGCATTTTGTGAACAGCAATGGTTTGCCGGAAACAAATCATTACAGTTCAGCTCACGACATCGCAATCATGTCAAGGGAACTGCTAAAACATGAGGAAATCACCAAGTACACTTCGAAGTACAGTGACTACCTTCGCAAAGACACAGAACATCCATTCTGGTTGGTGAATACAAACAAACTTGTGCGCTTCTACGATGGTGTCGATGGGCTAAAAACCGGCTTTACCTCCGCGTCCAAGTACTGCCTGTCTGCAACAGCAAAACGGGACGGATTTCGAGTGATTGCTGTCGTCATGGGTGAACCAAAGTCTACAGTCAGAAACAAGGAAGTGTCGGAACTCTTAAATTGGGCGTTTGCGGAGTATCAATCGCGGGTATTGTATCCGGCAGGAGCCACGGTCCAAGAAATTGAAATCCCGCATGGAACCCCGGAAGAGGTTACTGTACGTACCGCAGACACACTCGGTGTCGTTATGCACAAAGGTGAGAAGGCAGATTTCAAAACGTCGATAAAGTTGAATAAAAACCTCCATCCGCCACTTAAACAAGGGGACGTCGTGGGCAAAATTACCGTCTCAAGGGATGGGGAAGATGTGGCTTCGGTACCGCTTGTCGTGGCGCAGGACGTTCGGAAAGCAGGATTTTTCCAGGCCTTTGGGCGGACTGTTCGAAAAATGGTCACGTTTGGGCAAGCGTAG
- the spoIIAA gene encoding anti-sigma F factor antagonist — MQIDKDVVTGILVVRLRGELDHHAVEPLRDEIEQSLENTHYRGLVLSFQGIDFMDSSGLGLILGRYRTLSARGGRMALCEVNSNLRKIFELSGIFKVVPVYASENIALKAIKEA, encoded by the coding sequence GTGCAGATTGATAAAGACGTCGTTACTGGAATCCTCGTGGTACGCTTGCGAGGTGAACTCGATCACCACGCAGTAGAGCCGCTGCGTGACGAGATTGAACAGTCTCTCGAGAATACACACTATCGTGGATTGGTCCTGTCATTTCAGGGTATTGATTTCATGGACAGTTCTGGTCTCGGACTCATATTGGGGAGATACCGTACGCTTTCCGCAAGAGGCGGGCGGATGGCACTCTGCGAGGTCAACAGCAACCTGCGGAAAATTTTCGAGTTATCCGGTATCTTTAAGGTTGTACCTGTTTATGCATCCGAGAACATTGCTCTAAAAGCGATAAAGGAGGCCTAG
- a CDS encoding anti-sigma F factor codes for MEPKVQSKVIAANYMHLQFPSQSENESLARVAVAAFVTPIDPTVEQLTELKTAVSEAVTNAIIHGYEGGEGEIRLHCKLHQGTVEVIVEDDGVGIDDIEQARQPLYTSRPELERSGMGLTIIENFVDDFTIESEPGRGTRVAMRKVLALGETFN; via the coding sequence ATGGAGCCAAAGGTCCAGAGTAAGGTTATCGCGGCGAACTACATGCACCTGCAGTTTCCCAGCCAATCCGAAAATGAATCCCTTGCCAGGGTCGCAGTTGCTGCGTTTGTCACCCCCATTGACCCTACGGTGGAACAGTTGACGGAGCTGAAGACCGCTGTCTCAGAGGCAGTCACAAACGCCATCATTCATGGCTATGAGGGTGGAGAGGGCGAAATTCGACTGCACTGCAAACTCCACCAAGGAACAGTTGAAGTCATTGTTGAGGACGACGGTGTGGGCATCGATGACATTGAACAAGCCCGACAACCCCTGTATACGTCACGACCGGAGTTGGAACGGTCTGGGATGGGACTCACCATCATCGAAAATTTTGTGGACGACTTTACCATCGAATCTGAACCGGGGCGAGGGACACGTGTAGCCATGCGAAAGGTCCTTGCTCTCGGCGAGACGTTCAATTGA
- the sigF gene encoding RNA polymerase sporulation sigma factor SigF, with translation MDHANSAEARKFSDDEIRQLIIDSQSGNAEARDTLVLCNQRLVWAVVQRFLGRGYDPEDLFQIGCIGLMKAVDKFDLSYEVKFSTYAVPMIIGEIQRFLRDDSTIKVSRSLKETAKHIRRARDDLAKKFGRQPRIHEIADELGIEPSEVVFAQEALRTPASIHETVFENDGDPIYLMDQIAEDENVGWFDKIALHEVLNRLPERERLIVYLRFFKDKTQSDVAKVLGISQVQVSRLEKKILRTIQSELNQ, from the coding sequence ATGGATCATGCGAACAGTGCAGAAGCGAGAAAGTTTTCCGACGACGAGATTCGGCAGCTGATTATCGATAGTCAATCCGGCAATGCAGAGGCCAGAGATACTCTGGTACTTTGTAACCAGCGCCTGGTTTGGGCAGTTGTGCAGCGTTTTCTTGGGCGCGGCTATGACCCTGAAGACCTATTTCAAATTGGTTGCATCGGCCTCATGAAAGCCGTGGACAAGTTTGACTTGAGTTATGAGGTAAAATTTTCCACGTATGCTGTTCCTATGATTATTGGAGAAATCCAAAGATTCTTGCGGGATGACAGCACCATCAAAGTCAGCCGCAGCCTCAAGGAAACAGCCAAACATATCCGGCGTGCCCGTGACGACCTGGCGAAAAAGTTTGGACGCCAGCCAAGAATTCACGAAATTGCGGATGAACTTGGTATCGAGCCTTCAGAAGTCGTATTTGCCCAAGAGGCGTTACGGACACCAGCTTCGATTCACGAAACTGTCTTTGAAAACGACGGCGATCCGATTTACCTGATGGACCAAATTGCTGAAGACGAAAATGTTGGCTGGTTTGACAAGATAGCCCTCCATGAAGTGCTCAATCGACTGCCAGAACGAGAACGGTTGATTGTCTATTTGCGATTTTTTAAAGACAAGACACAATCTGATGTGGCGAAGGTACTTGGCATCTCACAGGTACAGGTATCACGGCTGGAAAAGAAAATCCTGCGAACGATTCAGAGTGAACTGAATCAGTGA
- the spoVAC gene encoding stage V sporulation protein AC, whose translation MSTTVKDDKLSYQQLVDRHRPARPIFKNTVRAFVVGGAICLVGQGVQTLFVRYGGFNVTDAGNPTVAVMILLSVIMTAFGIYDRFAQWAGAGSAVPVTGFANTMASAAMEHRSEGWVAGIGGNLFKLAGPVIVYGVVSAFFVSLVRYVMIHIIG comes from the coding sequence ATGAGTACAACCGTCAAGGACGACAAACTGAGTTACCAACAGCTTGTGGACCGACACCGTCCGGCGCGACCCATATTTAAAAATACTGTGCGGGCGTTTGTGGTCGGAGGGGCCATTTGTCTCGTTGGGCAGGGAGTGCAAACCTTGTTTGTCCGCTACGGCGGATTCAACGTCACCGATGCCGGAAATCCCACGGTTGCTGTGATGATTCTGCTCTCTGTCATCATGACTGCGTTCGGCATTTACGACCGCTTTGCACAATGGGCAGGTGCGGGCTCTGCAGTACCGGTTACTGGGTTCGCAAACACGATGGCATCGGCGGCGATGGAACATCGGAGCGAGGGCTGGGTAGCTGGAATTGGCGGAAACCTCTTCAAACTGGCCGGGCCTGTGATTGTGTACGGTGTCGTTAGTGCTTTTTTTGTGTCCCTGGTGCGTTACGTGATGATTCACATCATAGGGTAG
- the spoVAD gene encoding stage V sporulation protein AD yields MKKLGRQTWQFESEPVVLSTGTIAGKVESEGPLGQWFDVRQMQGGMQDTSWERDEQNLMRQAVETALSKAKLSPSDIDVAIGGDLNAQLTGFYFGLRDFNFPEFGVYSACSTMTQSIALAALLVDAGAARTVLAGTSSHNSTAERQFRFPTEYGAQKPETAQRTVTGAGMAVVGAGAGTVIIREATIGEVVDFGIKNPWEYGAAMAPAAFRTIMTHLDATGRHMNDFDCIATGDLGRIGHAILQDLFAQQGQDPGSILTDCGMLIYAPEQPEVFAGGSGAACSSLVTFGYLLEKLRNGTWSRILIAATGALLSTFSSQQKDSIPAISHAVVFERRGG; encoded by the coding sequence ATGAAAAAGCTTGGCCGCCAAACGTGGCAGTTTGAATCGGAACCCGTGGTACTGTCAACCGGTACGATAGCGGGAAAAGTTGAGAGCGAGGGGCCGCTCGGACAGTGGTTTGATGTTCGCCAGATGCAGGGCGGCATGCAAGACACTTCCTGGGAGCGTGATGAACAAAACCTCATGCGTCAAGCCGTCGAAACCGCACTCTCGAAAGCCAAGCTCTCCCCAAGCGACATTGACGTGGCAATTGGCGGGGATTTAAACGCGCAACTGACAGGCTTTTACTTTGGCCTCCGAGATTTCAATTTCCCTGAGTTTGGGGTCTACAGCGCATGCTCGACGATGACGCAATCCATTGCACTCGCTGCCTTGCTAGTCGACGCCGGTGCAGCCCGCACGGTGTTAGCGGGAACGTCTAGTCATAACAGCACTGCTGAGCGCCAGTTTCGGTTTCCAACCGAGTACGGCGCACAAAAACCGGAAACCGCACAGAGAACCGTGACCGGCGCAGGAATGGCTGTCGTCGGCGCTGGCGCAGGAACTGTCATCATTCGGGAAGCCACGATTGGTGAAGTGGTGGACTTTGGGATTAAGAACCCGTGGGAATACGGAGCGGCCATGGCACCCGCTGCCTTTCGCACCATCATGACGCATCTAGATGCCACAGGACGACACATGAACGACTTTGATTGCATTGCCACAGGCGACCTCGGGCGCATCGGGCACGCGATTTTGCAGGATTTGTTTGCACAGCAGGGTCAGGACCCCGGAAGCATTTTGACTGATTGCGGAATGCTCATTTATGCTCCCGAACAACCTGAAGTATTTGCTGGCGGCAGCGGTGCAGCGTGCAGTTCACTAGTGACGTTTGGGTACCTTCTGGAAAAGCTCCGCAACGGAACTTGGAGTCGCATTCTGATTGCGGCAACAGGAGCGCTTTTGTCGACGTTTAGTTCTCAGCAAAAGGACTCCATTCCCGCAATTTCTCATGCCGTGGTATTTGAACGAAGGGGAGGGTGA
- the spoVAE gene encoding stage V sporulation protein AE, producing the protein MTFVWAFVVGGFICAIGQLIMDGFKLPPGNVMVILVVAGAILDGLGWYDPLIRFAGAGATVPITSFGNALVHGALSEADKHGLIGIITGIFEVTSAGVSAAIIFAFLASVFAKPKG; encoded by the coding sequence ATGACCTTCGTGTGGGCATTTGTCGTCGGCGGGTTCATTTGCGCAATTGGGCAATTGATTATGGATGGCTTCAAACTGCCGCCAGGGAACGTGATGGTGATTCTGGTCGTTGCTGGTGCCATTCTCGACGGCCTCGGGTGGTATGACCCATTGATTCGGTTTGCTGGCGCAGGAGCGACCGTTCCCATCACCAGCTTCGGGAACGCACTTGTACACGGCGCCTTATCAGAAGCAGACAAGCACGGCCTGATTGGCATCATTACAGGCATTTTTGAAGTCACCAGTGCAGGTGTCTCAGCTGCGATTATCTTTGCATTTCTGGCTTCGGTATTCGCCAAACCGAAAGGGTAG
- a CDS encoding stage V sporulation protein AE: MHQDHRKKRVILVTDGDTFARRALEIAAKQLNMRVISKTAGNPTPLSGVEIVDYVKRAKYDPVLVMFDDNGDGNQARGEEALHVICNHPDIEVIGALAVASNTSLVKGVGVDFSIDEQGDQVSTGVDKDGHPIPRYLVFGDTVDALRDLDLPVIVGIGDIGKMAGRDSPERAAPITTIALQRLLRAYKDRSEGTAHANP; encoded by the coding sequence ATGCACCAAGACCATCGCAAAAAGCGCGTCATCTTGGTGACCGACGGGGATACGTTCGCCCGGCGGGCACTGGAGATTGCTGCCAAACAACTAAATATGCGTGTCATCTCAAAAACGGCAGGGAACCCGACACCGCTGTCTGGCGTTGAAATCGTCGATTACGTGAAACGGGCCAAGTATGACCCGGTCCTTGTCATGTTTGATGATAATGGCGACGGAAATCAGGCCCGTGGGGAAGAAGCTTTACACGTCATCTGTAATCACCCCGACATTGAAGTCATTGGCGCCCTGGCCGTCGCGTCGAATACATCACTTGTCAAGGGAGTCGGCGTCGACTTTTCCATCGATGAACAGGGTGACCAGGTTTCGACAGGTGTTGACAAGGACGGCCATCCAATTCCTCGCTATTTGGTCTTCGGAGACACTGTCGATGCACTCCGAGATCTCGATCTCCCTGTGATAGTCGGCATCGGGGATATTGGCAAGATGGCGGGACGCGATTCGCCGGAACGAGCTGCCCCGATTACGACCATTGCCTTGCAGCGCCTTCTCAGAGCATACAAAGACAGAAGCGAAGGGACTGCCCACGCCAATCCCTAG
- a CDS encoding site-2 protease family protein — protein MMQSLVDPSFIFRFIAVLIGLVIHEFAHAVTADVLGDKTAKMAGRVTLNPLAHLDPLGLIMILFAPIGWAKPTPVNASKLRHPRSGMILVALAGPISNLLISIICLTILALVYPVSTGGFLAQLLWWGGIVNLFLFVFNLIPIQPLDGSRVVASLLPYRLLVKYRKLDIYGPFILLLFVIIPPLRNHVLYPLLNGVLTFMLHIFGISGI, from the coding sequence TTGATGCAAAGTTTGGTGGACCCCTCTTTTATTTTCCGATTCATTGCGGTGCTAATAGGGTTAGTTATCCACGAGTTCGCCCACGCAGTGACGGCGGACGTGCTTGGCGATAAAACGGCGAAGATGGCAGGGCGGGTTACGCTAAATCCGTTGGCTCATCTCGATCCGCTCGGTTTAATTATGATCCTCTTTGCCCCCATTGGCTGGGCCAAACCAACGCCTGTTAATGCCAGTAAACTGCGGCATCCCCGTTCTGGAATGATACTTGTTGCCCTTGCGGGACCTATATCCAACCTTCTCATTTCAATCATCTGCCTTACAATTCTGGCGCTCGTTTATCCGGTTTCAACCGGCGGATTCCTCGCTCAATTGCTGTGGTGGGGCGGCATCGTAAATCTATTCCTGTTTGTCTTTAACCTCATCCCAATTCAACCACTTGACGGCTCGCGAGTCGTGGCAAGTCTGTTGCCTTATCGGCTGTTGGTCAAATACCGCAAGCTTGATATCTACGGACCCTTCATCTTGCTGCTGTTTGTTATTATTCCACCGCTCCGCAATCATGTCCTGTATCCGCTCCTCAACGGAGTGCTGACGTTTATGCTGCACATTTTCGGAATCAGCGGTATCTGA
- a CDS encoding segregation/condensation protein A: MSYEITLEKFSGPLDLLLHLIRKQEIDIHDIPIALITEQFLSYLRAMEELSLEIASEFLVMAATLLAIKSRMLLPRKAAEVSEDGAENIDPRDELVLQLLEYQRCKWAAVELKSREHLQSLVYTRPPMDMRPFHSSEPQPLEGVSLWDMVDAYRKLLVRIPKEDRVAEIKGREISVEDTMSAILTQLRRFSRATFTELLGTMRTRSDLVASFLALLELVKIGAIQCYQKSPFHDIEVTLKEEYA; encoded by the coding sequence GTGAGTTACGAAATTACTCTTGAAAAATTCAGCGGCCCCCTGGACCTGCTGTTACACCTCATCCGCAAACAGGAAATTGACATCCACGATATTCCGATTGCACTGATAACCGAACAATTCCTGTCGTATCTGCGGGCTATGGAGGAACTCTCCCTCGAAATTGCGAGTGAATTTTTAGTCATGGCTGCCACTTTGCTTGCAATTAAAAGCCGCATGCTGTTGCCGCGAAAAGCGGCAGAGGTGTCGGAAGACGGCGCGGAAAACATTGACCCACGTGACGAGTTGGTGCTGCAGTTGCTAGAGTATCAGCGGTGTAAATGGGCCGCTGTCGAACTTAAGTCCCGCGAACACTTACAAAGTCTTGTCTACACCCGGCCGCCGATGGACATGAGGCCGTTTCACAGTTCGGAACCGCAACCCTTAGAGGGAGTATCACTGTGGGATATGGTGGACGCCTACCGAAAATTGCTCGTTCGAATTCCAAAGGAAGACCGTGTTGCGGAGATAAAAGGACGAGAGATTTCAGTGGAAGACACGATGTCAGCAATCTTGACGCAGTTACGCCGGTTTTCTCGTGCCACTTTTACGGAACTTCTCGGAACAATGCGGACTCGCAGTGACCTTGTAGCCTCGTTTCTAGCTCTTCTTGAACTCGTAAAAATAGGCGCTATTCAATGTTACCAAAAGTCTCCGTTTCATGACATTGAAGTCACACTAAAGGAGGAATATGCGTGA